From a region of the Gordonia sp. KTR9 genome:
- a CDS encoding TniB family NTP-binding protein translates to MTSEDRARAVDALRQWMNGLYVETAETRAVADRLTEIVQENSETGPGAKAIASVTGASTLGKSTAVRRWATRKYVEWIVGAPKGPAELPTWNPQPTIDADLCPVVWVNLQSGSMVKGFNSQVLDFFRLSASGAAHQTSTAAVRALARHGVRTLLIDDFHLLRTNWKGGREVLDHVKYMNTELGEFNASLILVGTDLESSEAMSDAQLIGRLQPMSFSPYGIETSEEQHAWQQLLYGLEGYLLPHLPRASEGLLTSQLAGPIWKRSQGYVGDATRLLRIATLAAIADGTHTINPEHLKEVRLSKRAHAAEAEIDLRRRSKQSRV, encoded by the coding sequence ATGACATCCGAGGACCGCGCGCGGGCGGTCGATGCGCTGCGTCAATGGATGAATGGACTCTACGTCGAAACGGCCGAGACCCGCGCAGTCGCAGACCGACTCACTGAGATCGTGCAGGAGAATTCTGAAACGGGCCCCGGTGCGAAGGCAATAGCGTCGGTCACAGGTGCAAGCACGCTCGGGAAGAGCACGGCGGTCCGCCGCTGGGCCACAAGGAAATACGTGGAATGGATCGTAGGCGCACCGAAAGGCCCTGCAGAACTGCCCACGTGGAACCCTCAGCCAACGATCGACGCAGACCTATGCCCCGTCGTTTGGGTCAACCTGCAATCTGGCTCGATGGTCAAAGGATTCAACTCCCAAGTCCTTGACTTCTTCCGCTTATCCGCCAGCGGCGCCGCCCACCAGACGTCAACCGCCGCGGTCAGGGCATTGGCACGCCACGGCGTGCGCACCCTTCTCATCGACGACTTCCATCTACTGCGTACCAACTGGAAGGGCGGCCGGGAGGTCCTCGATCACGTGAAGTACATGAACACCGAGCTCGGCGAATTCAACGCCAGCTTAATTCTGGTTGGGACAGACCTCGAATCCAGTGAAGCCATGAGCGATGCCCAGCTTATCGGCCGCCTCCAGCCAATGAGCTTCAGTCCGTACGGAATCGAGACTTCGGAGGAGCAACACGCGTGGCAGCAACTGCTCTACGGGCTGGAAGGTTATCTCCTTCCGCATCTCCCTCGGGCAAGCGAAGGGCTTCTCACTTCACAGCTCGCGGGGCCCATCTGGAAGCGATCTCAGGGCTACGTCGGTGACGCGACACGCCTCCTCCGCATTGCGACACTTGCAGCGATCGCCGACGGCACGCACACGATCAACCCAGAACACCTGAAGGAAGTCCGCCTCAGTAAACGAGCGCACGCAGCAGAGGCGGAAATCGATCTTCGGCGCCGCAGCAAGCAGAGCAGGGTGTGA